In Ovis canadensis isolate MfBH-ARS-UI-01 breed Bighorn chromosome 19, ARS-UI_OviCan_v2, whole genome shotgun sequence, the genomic window TGGATGAGCCACATATAAACATTCTAGTAGAATGCCTGGTAGGAAGTGAGCACCATGGGACTCATCATAATCTAAAAATATGCCATTGAATCATCTGATAAATATAAGTTAATTGTTCAGCCAGTACCTTCTGTCCTGGTCTTTGGAAAGTGAGACGACAATTAACGGACATTTTCTTTGGAATCAGCAAGGCAGGGAGGATTCCCACAGTCTTTGGAGGTGGGCAGATCTGCTTTGAATCCTGGATCAgccacttgccagctgtgtgacttgccagctgtgtgacatggctGAGCCTCTCAGAACCTGGTCTCCTCACTGATGGTGCTGAATGGAAATGTTCTGCAGTATAGGGCTGGGCTGGAGGCCCCTGGGTGAGCCTTTGCCCTTCCCGGAAGACAGACAGGATTATTTCTAGGTGATCCTACCTAGGTGCTGTGTCTCTCTGAGACCTGCTAGAGGGGTCAGCAAGCAATGGTTGAAAGCACTGCTCAGGAGGGACAGGCATTGACATCACTGGGATCACAAAATGGGGTGGTGATTCAGTCctggcccagactcagccccCCTGGCTAATCCCCCCGCCCCTCAAGCCTGAGGTTATAAACAAGTGACTCAGGAATGATGGGAGAATGCCCCATAACAGTTCACACCAGTGTGTTGGGGGCTAAATTTAACCCACAGCTGCAGCCTCTGGCACTTTGGGAACAAGTTAATCTTGGTGGCTGAGgctgatgtgtgtgtgcatgttgtgGAGCGGGGGGAGGCAGTCAGGAGTCCAGAGCAGGGTGGGCATTGGGACTGGCTGCCCCAGACCTCTACCCGGATTCCTCAGATGCTAGACAGGTGTAGGGGCCCCAAGGCTGGTCAAGCTTAGGATGGACGAAGAACTGAGCATAGACAGCTTCTCTGGAATATTCAACTCTGAGTGTAActttttgtttgttagttttttGATCCCTGGGGGTTTTAACACCTAAGATAGTTGAACCTCCGAATTGAATCTAGCACGTCTGACAGCTTACAATGTGAAACGCTGTGCCTGTGTATTCGCAGGGACACAGAACCACAGTGAGTGGTACTGTGTGATTCTGCCCCAACACCAAACCACAGAATCACACAGCAGTGGGATTCTGCTTTCGAACCAcagcagaactgaactgaagcccttaAAAATCGAACTCACCCATCTCTTCACTGTGCAGgaagggaaactgaggtgcaaCAGAGTGATCTGGCCTTCCCAGGCCCCACAGGAAAGTGGCAACCTTGTTTATTCAAGCATCTTCTTGCTTTCTTGCACAGTCCAAGAAAGGTCTCCGAGCTGGGGGAGAAAAGTCTTCCCATTTTAAAGCTGAGGCAACAGGTTCCCCAGGCCCAAATTCACTGAGTGGGAAACCTAAGCACACCGTGTCCAGGGTGGAGGGAGATGCACTGCAAGGAGGATCGGGGCAGCTGGGCAGGAAGGCCCACAAGGCCTGGAGGAAGGGAGACCCTTGCAGAGGGATTTGAAGGCTTCTCCCTGCTTGCACTGAGAGGCAGAGCTTGGGTCATCCCCTTCCCTGAAGCGCATCACCTAGATGAAGGAAAGCAGTGAAGGCCTCACTATGCTCGTGtacagaggaggcagggaggccctCATCTTTCAGGGAGGACAGTGACACCCTACCCCAGTCCCATGAACCCCAGGGGCTGAGTCAAGGTTGCTCTGGGAGGGGGCCTCAGCCCAGCTGTCCCCTCTGCGTCATGTGCGGGAGGCCAGGCAGCTCGCCTTACCCGGCCGGGTCCAGCTCTATATATAGCCCGGCTTGGACAGCTGCGTAGACTGAGTGCGACCcagcaggaaggcagggagggtggagaggaggcCACCCACCATGGCGCTGGGCTTGGAGCAGGCCGAGGAGCAGCGGCTGTACCAGCAGACGCTCCTGCAGGACGGGCTCAAGGACATGCTGGACCACGGCAAGTTCCTCGACTGTGTGGTGCGGGTGGGCGAGCGCGAGTTCCCGTGCCACCGCCTGGTACTGGCTGCCTGCAGCCCCTACTTCCGGGCGCGCTTCCTGGCCGAGCCTGAGAGCGCAGGCGAGCTGCGCCTAGAGGAGGTGTCCCCTGACGTGGTGGCCCAGGTGCTCCACTATCTGTACACGTCAGAGATCGCGCTGGACGAGGCGAGTGTACAGGACCTGTTCGCTGCGGCGCACCGCTTCCAGATCCCTTCTATCTTCACCATCTGCGTGTCCTTCTTGCAGAAGCGCCTGTGCCTGGCCAACTGCCTGGCGGTCTTCCGCCTCGGCCTCCTGCTCGACTGCGCGCGCCTCGCCGTGTCCGCTCGCGACTTCATCTGCGCGCGCTTCTCGCTGGTGGCCCGCGACGCCGACTTCCTAGGGCTCTCGGCCGACGAGCTCATTGCCATCATCTCCAGCGATGGCCTCAACGTAGAGAAGGAGGAAGCCGTGTTCGAAGCGGTGATGCGATGGGCAAGCAGCGGTGACGCCGAGGCACAAGCCGAGCGCCAGCGCGCACTGCCCACGGTCTTTGAGAGCGTGCGCTTCCGCTTGCTGCCACGCGCCTTCCTAGAGAGCCGCGTGGAGCGCCACCCTCTCGTGCGTGCCCAGCCGGAGCTGCTGCGCAAGGTGCAGATGGTGAAAGATGCCCACGAGGGCCGCATCACTGTGCTGcgcaagaagaagaaagagaaggggaaggagtcGGCTGGGGCCAAGGCCACTGACAAGGGCACAACCGAAGCCAAggcggaggaggaggaagaggaggcagagCGCGTCCTACCGGGAATCCTCAATGACACCCTGCGCTTTGGCATGTTCCTGCAGGACCTCATCTTCATGATCAGTGAGGAGGGCGCCGTGGCCTATGACCCGGCAGCCAACGAATGCTACTGTGCCTCCCTCTCGACCCAGatccccaagaaccatgtcagcctaGTGACCAAAGAGAACCAGATCTTCGTGGCTGGAGGCCTTTTCTACAATGAGGACAACAAAGAGGACCCCATGAGCGCTTACTTCTTGCAGGTGCCTGGCCAGCCTTGGGAGGGGAGGCCAGTACTGATTTCTGGGCACTGGGGGGCGCCTTGGGGCCCAGAAGAGGCCTGTGTCTACTTGTTGGGGAATGTCATTGGATCTAGGCTGAGATGTAGACCGGGGAGGATGAGTGACAGCCATTTGCCTGAAGGCCTTACAGGCAGCTGACAATAAGACGCATAACTTTGGTGTCTCAGTTTCAGGGAGATGTCCGCTTTCAGATAGTCAGTATGTTGGAGACCCTAGGTCTGTGCAGGGATTGAAGTCAGGGACAGTGAGAAGGAGCAAGGTCAGTGTAGGGGTCCTGGCTAAGACCTCTGCATGAAGCTGGGACTGGAATGTGGAATAGTGTGTCTCAAACAAAGGGAccatcctcccttccttcccattGCACAGATAAGGAAAACTGAGACCCAAGAAGGAGCAGGAGAGTGGAGTGCCTGGTCCAAGTTATAGTGTGACAGTGGGATCTCAGAGGGCAAACGTGGTTTCCTTGTGACTGGCCATGTAAGTTTAAGCCTTGCCAGTTGGGTGAATTTGGAGACGTGGAGGGGAGGGTGCAGTGCTTCTGGTGGGAACCAGCATGGAACAGAGGTGCGAAGGAGCCTAGTGAATAGCATGCTTACTGAGGCCTAACCAGgctggagaggggtggggggcagaatgGTGCCAGTGTGAAGCTGAGGGGTCGGGAGAGCATCTCCACCAGCCAAGGCACAAGGTGGGCACACTGTGTATACTCTCTAGGCCTCTGTTTGTAAATGGGGATGTTATACTTCCTTGCTTGATAAGATTGTCTGAAGGTTAATTGATGGTTATAAAGTGTTCATCAGCACAGTGCTCAGCGCTCAGAAAACTCCACCAAAAGATGAGCCACTAGCATAGTTATTAACAGACTGTTGGGAATTCCCTctaggtccagtggttagggctccattcTCACTGCTGGGGGttggaggggtgggggtaggtgggagggtgtgtgtgtagaggggggtggagggctggggttcaatctctgattagtgaactaagatcccacaagccatacgAATGTGGCCAGAAAAAACGACTGTTGGAGTGCACAGGGCCATAGACTTATTACACTGTAAGTTTGAAGGAGTGGGTGGCTGTATTTGGACCTTTCCTGTGCAGTGGGATGGGATGGAAAACAGGGGTCAGGCAGGCCTCAATTCAGGAATTGTACTGGGGAAGGGCCAGGGAGGCAACTGGGCCTCCCTCTCAGAGACTCCTTCTCAGCTCTGCAAGGGATGCCCCATCACGGTGCTATAAAGGTGATCTCCGGGCCCCTGGGGGTTGGGACCCTCAGGCTGTTCTCAGCCCGATAGGAGGAGGGGCACTGTCTCCAGGCACCGCCTCCGGGCTGCGCGGGCCCTACCTGCAGGCCCGGACTCCTCATGACCCAGGGCGGGGGGTGGCCAGAAggtgctgggctggggctggggagaggagttGATGAGAGGGCGTGAGGAGGGTCGCTGACTGGCCGCCCGGCCCGCAGTTTGACCACCTGGACTCAGAGTGGCTGGGGATGCCGCCGCTGCCCTCGCCGCGCTGCCTCTTCGGCTTGGGAGAGGCTCTTAACTCCATCTACGTGGTCGGCGGCAGAGAGCT contains:
- the KLHL40 gene encoding kelch-like protein 40, which produces MALGLEQAEEQRLYQQTLLQDGLKDMLDHGKFLDCVVRVGEREFPCHRLVLAACSPYFRARFLAEPESAGELRLEEVSPDVVAQVLHYLYTSEIALDEASVQDLFAAAHRFQIPSIFTICVSFLQKRLCLANCLAVFRLGLLLDCARLAVSARDFICARFSLVARDADFLGLSADELIAIISSDGLNVEKEEAVFEAVMRWASSGDAEAQAERQRALPTVFESVRFRLLPRAFLESRVERHPLVRAQPELLRKVQMVKDAHEGRITVLRKKKKEKGKESAGAKATDKGTTEAKAEEEEEEAERVLPGILNDTLRFGMFLQDLIFMISEEGAVAYDPAANECYCASLSTQIPKNHVSLVTKENQIFVAGGLFYNEDNKEDPMSAYFLQFDHLDSEWLGMPPLPSPRCLFGLGEALNSIYVVGGRELKDDEQSLDSVMCYDRLSFKWGESDPLPYAVYGHSVLSHMDLVYVIGGKGSNRKCLNKMSVYDPKKFEWRELAPMKTPRSLFGATIHDGRIFVAAGVTDTGLTSSAEVYSIADNKWAPFEAFPQERSSLSLVSLAGTLYAIGGFATLETESGELVPTELNDIWRYNEEEKKWEGVLREIAYAAGATFLPVRLNVLRLTKL